A stretch of the Vigna radiata var. radiata cultivar VC1973A chromosome 7, Vradiata_ver6, whole genome shotgun sequence genome encodes the following:
- the LOC106766094 gene encoding uncharacterized protein LOC106766094, whose amino-acid sequence MDVFKKLEITMPLTEALQQIPSYAKHMKQFLSKKKKYLEEGTIEVQGNCSAIMQKTLPSKFKDPGSFTIPCTIGNYEIGKALVDLGASINLMPLSMLHKIGGLEVKSTRMVLQMADKSIRHPYGGVEDVVIKIDKLQFPVDFVVMKMGEDAETPLILGRPFMKTAKVFIHVDKGTVLLKDQDDEVTFNVFEAGQQSQEKRTSPKAKNEVLSVTSLIGQAAQVVNKRVNCFSPKVEDDDGDKEEKLVHQHSIVESDEPKLGKPVTLKNRLWVIKALKANGVLEIEAPYSRRVKLVTRKVLKLCWCHERKKHTNIKNQI is encoded by the coding sequence ATGGatgtcttcaagaaattggagattactaTGCCCTTGACCGAAGCATTGCAACAAATTCCCTCTTATGCTAAACACATGAAACAGTTCCTTAGTAAAAAGAAGAAGTACTTAGAGGAAGGAACAATTGAAGTTCAAGGGAATTGCAGTGCTATTATGCAGAAGACTCTACCCTCAAAATTCAAAGATCCGGGGAGTTTCACCATCCCTTGCACCATTGGGAATTATGAGATAGGGAAAGCACTTGTTGACTTAGGGGCTAGCATCAAtttgatgcccctatctatgctTCACAAGATTGGTGGTTTGGAAGTTAAGTCTACAAGAATGGTTTTGCAAATGGCAGACAAATCCATCAGGCATCCCTATGGTGGGGTTGAAGATGTAGTGATCAAAATTGACAAGCTTCAATTTCCAGTGGACTTTGTAGTTATGAAAATGGGGGAAGATGCAGAAACACCTctcattcttggaagaccttttatgaagacAGCCAAGGTTTTCATTCATGTGGATAAGGGAACTGTGCTATTGAAAGACCAAGATGATGAGGTAACTTTCAATGTCTTTGAAGCTGGGCAGCAAAGTCAAGAGAAGCGGACTAGTCCCAAAGCTAAGAATGAAGTTCTATCAGTGACTAGCCTAATAGGGCAAGCTGCCCAAGTGGTCAACAAGAGGGTCAATTGTTTCTCTCCAAAAGTGGAGGATGATGATGGAGACAAAGAAGAGAAACTTGTTCATCAACACTCCATCGTGGAAAGTGATGAACCCAAACTTGGCAAACCAGTGACGCTCAAGAACAGGTTATGGGTTATCAAGGCACTAAAGGCAAATGGGGTACTTGAAATTGAGGCCCCATATTCAAGGAGAGtcaagttggtgacaagaaaagtgTTGAAATTgtgttggtgtcatgaaaggAAGAAGCACACCAatatcaaaaatcaaatttga
- the LOC106766095 gene encoding uncharacterized protein LOC106766095 has protein sequence MASSSNPKRIKTIGHKKDKGKKKKSSIYSHHFLSKKNEDHFQVIQNRRLLMERQVEKLYLDAPDFGDELERRNWACILTYPEPASIAIVKEFYANARHFSDEEEPFLIYVRGRRVPFDALTINSFLGTDWPQDLASCEYTAARSDEFKDVDIEEVERVLCVLGGHFHRNHNGKPLHIKHSLLTPVNQYWVALIHANISPCSHVFDLITTRAILLYFILQGRQISLGQLIATENFDFAQSANPKAPLGYPSLITYLCALAGVDTSEAPFERPRQKIDGAYYRQHCMSNAAGIPAPGPQQHHEPVQTPQPAHQDPQDAFSMLEMRQMLQHLSAQGTSAGVGAQAMDEEGTEEVDSDGGTEIIEDNVDEDDD, from the coding sequence ATGGCATCATCCTCTAACCCCAAAAGAATCAAGACGATTGGCCACAAGAAGGACAAaggcaaaaagaagaagagcaGCATCTATAGCCACCATTTCCTCTCCAAGAAAAATGAGGACCATTTTCAAGTGATTCAGAACCGTAGACTGTTGATGGAGAGGCAAGTGGAAAAGTTGTATTTGGATGCTCCTGATTTTGGTGATGAGCTTGAGAGGAGGAACTGGGCATGCATCCTTACCTACCCTGAGCCGGCAAGCATAGCAATTGTCAAAGAATTTTACGCGAATGCTCGACATTTCTCTGATGAGGAAGAACCATTCCTCATCTATGTCAGGGGTAGAAGGGTACCATTTGACGCTCTCACCATCAACTCCTTCTTAGGCACTGATTGGCCTCAAGATCTAGCCTCTTGCGAGTATACTGCCGCACGTTCTGATGAGTTTAAGGACGTGGACATTGAGGAGGTGGAGCGTGTTCTTTGTGTTCTGGGGGGGCACTTCCATAGAAACCACAATGGCAAACCTCTTCATATTAAACATTCTCTCCTCACCCCTGTGAACCAGTATTGGGTAGCTCTCATACATGCCAACATTAGCCCCTGCTCACACGTTTTTGATCTCATCACCACTCGTGCTATCCTTCTGTACTTCATCTTGCAGGGTCGGCAGATAAGTTTGGGTCAACTAATCGCTAccgaaaattttgattttgccCAATCTGCTAACCCGAAGGCCCCCCTTGGCTACCCTTCTCTCATCACCTATTTGTGCGCATTAGCTGGGGTGGACACTTCGGAGGCCCCATTCGAGCGGCCACGACAGAAGATTGATGGGGCATACTACAGGCAACACTGCATGTCTAATGCGGCTGGCATTCCCGCTCCTGGTCCTCAGCAGCACCATGAACCCGTCCAGACTCCTCAGCCTGCCCACCAGGACCCACAGGACGCCTTCTCGATGTTGGAGATGCGTCAGATGCTACAACACTTGAGTGCACAGGGCACCTCGGCTGGAGTTGGAGCACAAGCCATGGATGAAGAGGGCACTGAAGAGGTTGATTCAGATGGTGGAACTGAGATCATTGAGGATAACGTGGATGAGGATGACGACTGA